In Nocardia asteroides, a single genomic region encodes these proteins:
- a CDS encoding polyadenylate-specific 3'-exoribonuclease AS, with protein MRYFYDCEFIEDGVTIDLVSIGVVCEDGREYYAVSTEFDESRAGPWVRRHVLPQLPPPHSPLRRSRERIRNDLAAFFLPRPTVQPELWAWVAAYDHVALCQLWGSMVELPTALPRYTNELRQHWDAHGRPELPPVPADAHDALADARHNLAKFDAIEAFRRRSR; from the coding sequence CTGCGCTACTTCTACGACTGCGAGTTCATCGAGGACGGCGTCACCATCGACCTGGTCTCGATCGGCGTCGTGTGCGAGGACGGCCGCGAATACTACGCCGTCTCCACCGAATTCGACGAGAGCAGGGCCGGGCCGTGGGTGCGCAGGCACGTGCTGCCGCAGCTGCCGCCGCCGCACTCGCCGCTGCGCCGCTCCCGCGAGCGCATCCGGAACGACCTGGCGGCGTTCTTCCTGCCCCGTCCGACCGTGCAGCCGGAGCTCTGGGCCTGGGTCGCCGCCTACGACCACGTGGCGCTCTGCCAGCTCTGGGGCTCGATGGTCGAGCTGCCGACCGCGCTCCCGCGCTACACCAACGAGCTGCGCCAGCACTGGGACGCGCACGGCCGCCCCGAGCTGCCCCCGGTCCCGGCCGACGCGCACGACGCGCTCGCCGACGCCAGGCACAACCTGGCCAAGTTCGACGCCATCGAGGCGTTCCGGCGGCGCAGCCGCTGA
- a CDS encoding class II 3-deoxy-7-phosphoheptulonate synthase produces the protein MNWTVDVPIDRLPELPPLPTELRSRLDAALARPALQQPSWDPEQAAQMRTVLESVPPICLPAEVDELRERLAEVARGEAFLMQGGDCAETFADNTEPHIRGNIRTLLQMAVVLTYGASLPVVKVARIAGQYAKPRSSDTDALGLTSYRGDMVNSLVAEAELRVHDPSRLVRAYANASAAMNLVRALTGAGMADLHRVHDWNRDFVAQSPAGARYEALAEEIDRGLRFMTACRVNDPSLQQARIYASHEALVLDYERALLRLAENAAGEPVLYDLSAHFLWIGERTRQLDGAHIALAELLANPIGIKIGPSTTPELAVEYVERLDPNNEPGRLTIVSRMGNNRVRDILPPIVEKVQATGHQVIWQCDPMHGNTHEASTGFKTRHFDRIVDEVQGFFEVHRGLGTHPGGLHIELTGEDVTECLGGAQEISDLDLSGRYETACDPRLNTQQSLELAFLVAEMLR, from the coding sequence GTGAATTGGACCGTCGACGTACCGATCGACCGCTTGCCGGAACTGCCGCCGCTCCCCACCGAGCTGCGCAGCCGCCTGGACGCGGCACTCGCGCGACCCGCGCTGCAGCAGCCGTCCTGGGATCCGGAGCAGGCCGCACAGATGCGCACCGTGCTGGAGAGCGTGCCGCCCATCTGTCTGCCCGCCGAGGTGGACGAGCTGCGTGAGCGGCTCGCCGAGGTGGCCCGCGGCGAGGCCTTCCTGATGCAGGGCGGCGACTGCGCGGAGACCTTCGCCGACAACACCGAGCCGCACATCCGCGGCAATATCCGCACCCTGCTGCAGATGGCCGTCGTGCTCACCTACGGCGCCAGCCTGCCGGTGGTGAAGGTGGCCAGGATCGCCGGGCAGTACGCCAAGCCGCGCTCGTCGGACACCGACGCGCTCGGCCTGACGTCGTACCGAGGCGACATGGTGAACTCGCTGGTCGCCGAGGCGGAGCTGCGCGTGCACGACCCCTCCCGGCTGGTCCGCGCCTACGCCAACGCCAGCGCCGCGATGAACCTGGTGCGCGCGCTCACCGGCGCGGGCATGGCCGACCTGCACCGGGTGCACGACTGGAACCGCGACTTCGTCGCGCAGTCGCCCGCGGGCGCCAGGTACGAGGCGCTGGCCGAGGAGATCGACCGCGGGCTGCGCTTCATGACCGCCTGCCGGGTGAACGACCCGAGCCTGCAGCAGGCCAGGATCTACGCCAGCCACGAGGCGCTGGTGCTCGACTACGAGCGCGCGCTGCTGCGGCTGGCGGAGAACGCGGCGGGCGAGCCGGTGCTCTACGACCTCTCCGCGCACTTCCTGTGGATCGGCGAGCGCACCAGGCAGCTGGACGGCGCGCACATCGCGCTCGCCGAGCTGCTGGCGAACCCGATCGGGATCAAGATCGGGCCGAGCACGACGCCGGAGCTCGCGGTCGAGTACGTCGAGCGGCTGGACCCGAACAACGAGCCGGGCAGGCTCACCATCGTCTCCCGGATGGGCAACAACCGGGTGCGCGACATCCTGCCGCCCATCGTGGAGAAGGTGCAGGCCACCGGGCACCAGGTGATCTGGCAGTGCGACCCCATGCACGGCAACACCCACGAGGCCTCCACCGGCTTCAAGACCAGGCACTTCGACCGGATCGTCGACGAGGTGCAGGGCTTCTTCGAGGTGCACCGCGGGCTCGGCACGCACCCCGGCGGGCTGCACATCGAGCTCACCGGCGAGGATGTCACCGAGTGCCTCGGCGGCGCCCAGGAGATCTCCGACCTGGATCTCTCCGGGCGCTACGAGACCGCCTGCGACCCGCGGCTCAACACCCAGCAGTCGCTGGAGCTGGCCTTCCTGGTCGCCGAGATGCTGCGGTAG